The nucleotide window GTAATCGTTGTCGAAGATGGGCAAATCCTTCATATCACTGGCCGACATCACCGAAGTGTTGCCATTGCTATCCGAGGACGTCAGATCCACCTGCGATCCGGCATTCACCGTCACCTGCTGCACCGCTTCCGCGACAGCGAGGGTGAAGCTGACGGGCGCGGCAGGCGTTGCGCTGCTGGTTACGGTCACGGTCTTTGTCGCCGGCTGAAAACCATTGATACTCACCTGCACGTTGTAATTTCCCGCGCGCGGAGCTTTCACCTGAAAGGCACCCGAGGCGTCGGTCGTTGTCTTGACCACAGTCGCGCCCGTCGCATCGGTCAGGTCGATCTCAGCCCCGGGAATGATCGCGCCCGAAGAGTCGGCTACGGTACCGGAAATCATCGGCTGATTTGCAGCTGCAGCGGCCGCTGCTAGAACGGGGTTTCGAGTCTGGGCAATGGCAGAAGAAGAGAGCAAAAGGAGAAGAACTATCGTCTGACGACTCACGGCAACCTCAGGCAGTAGGAGTAAAAGCAGGGTGAAATCTCACCCCGACTGGAATCGTTTCCATTACTGCCGATACCACACAGAAAATGAGCAGGCATCGACAACATGACATGTATCCGCAAACGCAGATGCGCATGCAGCGGTTAGCTATGGAATTGGATCTTTCGGTTGGCGCTCCAAAAATCCTGCGGCCCGGCAAACTACTATGCGCGCGCCTCTCGTCGTACCAGGGGGTTGGGGCGAGCTTTTAATGCTGAAGGGCTACGGTCCATTCTGATGCCGCATCGACCAGGCAATCAGAGGGGATGGATTCCAATGTATGTGACGAGAGCCCAAACCTGCAACCCAGCGCCCATGCCCCGGCGCGCCGCGCCGTCAATATATCCACATCGGAGTCGCCAATCATCAGTGTTTCCTGCGGCTTCACACCGGCCTCGGCAATCAGGGTGCGCAATCCTTCAGGATCAGGCTTCTTCGTCGCAAAGCTGTTCCCGCCGTAGATCTGGAAAAAATATGGGCTCAGGCCGAGCGCCTCGCAGATGGCAACCGCCGGATTGACCGGCTTGTTGGTCAGCACCGCCATTCTGCGCGGTGAACCTTCCGGCATTGTCTTCAGTTCTTCGAGAGAGGCAAAAACAC belongs to Silvibacterium dinghuense and includes:
- a CDS encoding HAD-IA family hydrolase; amino-acid sequence: MLEIRNALPAEQIRLIVFDLDGTLIDSKKDLATSVNAMLAQLGRQELPEEIIATYIGDGAGMLVRRALGDPDDEALVEDGLRRFLDYYREHKLDHTYVYDGVFASLEELKTMPEGSPRRMAVLTNKPVNPAVAICEALGLSPYFFQIYGGNSFATKKPDPEGLRTLIAEAGVKPQETLMIGDSDVDILTARRAGAWALGCRFGLSSHTLESIPSDCLVDAASEWTVALQH